Genomic window (Deltaproteobacteria bacterium):
CTCTTTGGGGAGAGGCCGGCGCTCTGGGACTCAGTGAACGAATCGTTCCGGGTGCTTCGACCAGGCCGAACGCAGGGCGCGTTGGCGTTGTTCGAGAATGCGTTGGGCTGAGCCATGAAGGACATCATCCGGTGTGAGCATTGCGATCCCGACATGGCGGTGCTCGGTGTTGTAACAGGGGAAGAAGGACCGGCAGGAGTTGGTCGCGGCGGTGATATCCGGGAAGCGGGAGGAAGCCGGGGTGGTATTTTAGGGGCTTGAACTGCGGCTCGGAGAAGGGGTTGTCGTCGTTGACCTCGGGGCGGTGAGGGAGCGAGTGACCCCGAGGCCGGCGAACAGTTGGGCGGTGCAACTGTTGGTCATCGGCGCGCGGCGGTCCGAATGCAGGGTGAGCCCCTGGGTTTGATGCCCTGGTTGAGGCAGGACTGCTCGATGAGCCTTGCGGCCAGCGCGGAGTTCTCCCGGTCGGTGACCAGCCAGCCCGCGACGTATCGCCTGAAGGTATCGAGCAGGACGTAGAGGCAGAATACAAGCCCTCACGGCGAAGCAGCCGCCCGATCTGGCCGGGTCGGGTGCCCCGCGTCCTCGAGGATCCGCAGCCGGTACTCGGCCGTGAACTGGCGCGGGATAGGCTTGGCCGCTTGGCCACGCATGGTTTGTGATTCGCCGCTATCCGGGGGGACACGGACGGCGGCGGGTCCTTGCCCGTATTTGGAGTTCGCTGAGTTGAGGCGGAGGACTCAAGAAGACCGCCAATGAAGTCATCGGGATGTTGTGCTTCCAGCCCATGTGGCGCCAGCCGGTCCGCGGGAAAATCCCGCAGGTTGAGGGTCACGATTACGCTGGCACAACCGTGGATCGCCGCCGCCAGAACATGGCGGTCGTGGACATCAGGGAGGTCGAGTTCCGCGATGAGAGTTTCGTAACCGGAAACGACCGCCTCGGGAAAGTGCTCGTCCATGATCGAACGAGTGCGCCCCAGCCTGGCGACTGTGAGATCGGGCCGGTCGGCGAGAAGGTTGGCGATCCATTCTTCATTGAATCGCGACGCTCCAAAGCGGTTGGTACAAGTATTGATCCGCCAGGCGCAGAAGAAAGTCTCGAAGGCCACCGGGATACAAGACGTTGGCGTCGAGCAACGCCGTCAATCGGTTCATCGGCTATTGCAAGCCGAGTTTCTGATCCTGGGCAGTCAACTCGTCCAGCGCATCTCGGCGACGAGACTCCGTATTCCGACGATAGGCGAGAATGTCTTCAGTCCGCACACGCCGATGTGAGCCGACCTTACGGTATGGGATTCGTCCCTCGTCGAGCAACCGTACCAGGAACGTCCTCGAAACCTGCAGGAGATCGGCCGCTTGCCGTGTGGTCAACTCGGCCTGAACCGGTGTCAACGCAACTGTATTGCCACGCGCCATCTGGTCCAGAATCTCCCGCAGAAGCCGCAACGCTTGGGCGGGAATCTCGACCGTTTCCTCGCCGGCCGCGCCAAATCGAACCGGAACTGGCTCAGTCCCATCCGGCAACTCTGCCAGTTTCCTGCCGATATGGTCGGCAAGAAAAGCGTCCCGGCCGCTCGCAAGACTGGTTTCTCCGTCCTTCATGGCTCGATTTCCCATTGGCCCGCCTCCATTATCGACAACGGCGATACCTGCACATCTAACATAAATGCCATATTCGCTGCAAACGACACCTTCAGGCTCAGAGGTCACTTGAACTGTTCCCCTTGACTGGTGTGTGCCCGCTTAATCTCCGGCCTACGCGCTCGGCGCGAATAGGCAACTCTCTTGACTTTCCTCATCTGTTGACTAATATGGTGTTATCAAACAAGGAGACACCATAATGGTCATATCAATAACTCCAGAAGAAATCCGTGCCATCCGGGAAAGTCTTGGCCTCTCACAGGTTGAAGCCGGCCAGTTGTTGGGCGGCGGCCCGCGCGCTTTTACCAAGTATGAGGCTGGGACGGTCAAGCCTGCCGCCGCCGTCGTCAAGCTGCTCCGTCTGCTGGAGGCCGATCCATCCGCGCTTGTCACCTTGGGAGGGAGCAAGTCCCGTCCGATGGCTGCTGCAGCGGTTGGCCCGTTTGAGGTGACGGGCGAGCATATCAAAGTCCTCACGGAGCGAACACTCCCGGAACTCCTGCGTCGTCTTTTGAGTTCCGAGGCCCAAGCCCACGGTCTCCCGGAACACGGTATCCATGTGGCTAGTGATATCACCGTTGCTGACGGAGGTGAGGACGGACGCATCACTTGGAAGGGCGGTCCCGACGGGACGCTATTCCTTCCTTCTCGGAACTGCCAGTTTCAATTGAAAGCCGGCAGAATCTATCCGGGTGATGCGGGCGAGGATGTCCTGACCAAGTCAAAGGCAGTCAAGGACATGGTCGGGTCGGTCCTCCGGGACGGCGGCTACTACATCATGCTGTGCTCACATCCCTACGTTCAGAAGGATATCGAGAAGAGAGAGGAGCGCATTCGTCAGGCGATCCGTGGTGCCGGCCTGAACATACGCGATGAGCAGGTCGGCTTTCGTGACGCCGACCAGATCGCGACCTGGGTGAATCGCCACCCCTCCGTCGCCATCTGGGTGAAGGAGCGCACTCAACCGGGCACCATCGGCCCTTTCCGTTCCTGGAGCCACTGGGATGGACGCCACGAGCATCAAAGGTCCCGGTGGGTCGAGGATGAACGCCTCCCTGACCTGCGCGCCTGCCTGCGTGAACAGGTGACCGAACCACGCACGGTGCTCAGGATCGTCGGGCCGTCAGGGATCGGCAAGTCTCGCTTGACCCTTGAAGCGATGCGCCCAACAACGGAAGGAACAGCAAGCCCCTTCTTGAGTGATCTCATTCTTTACTCTGTCGAAACCGAGGCCGGATCCGAGTCCATCAACCAAGTCGTCCAGACATTGGCGGATACCGGACAACGCGCCGTCGTGGTCGTCGACCACTGCTCTCCCCAAACTCATCAGATTCTCGCTGGAATGGTACTGCGTAGTGGCAGTCTTCTTTCATTGATCACTATCGACGACGAGGTTCCCGCCGGAACGCCGGACGACACGACGTTCATGGTCCCCGAGGCGCCATCTTCAGTCACCGAAGCTGTCATAGATCGGGTCTCACCAGGCATACCGCTTGAGGACCGGAGGCGGCTCGCCCTTTTCTCCAAGGGTTTCCCGAAGATCGCGATCCTCGTCGGACAGGCGTGGGCCGCATCCCGTCCCGTTGCCCATGCCACGGATGGTTACCTAGTCGATGCTTTCGTTTTGGGGCGCAACCCTCGGGAGCCCGATCTGTTGATCAAGGCGGCGACGCTGTTGGCTACCTTTGGCTTGGTCAACATGGCGGACGGCAGTCAGGTGAGTGAGGTCGCTGGCCTGGGGCGTGACCTAATCTCCGAAGACCTTTCCTTTGCCGTTGAAGATCTTTGCAGTCGTGGAGTCGCGCGACGGCGAGGTGGGGTCGTTGTGCTCCAACCGCGCCCGGTCGCCATGAGGCTCGCGGAGCGCCAATGGAGGGAGTGGGAGCCGGTCAAATGGGAACAAGTGCTGAGCGGAGACACCAGCCCGGACCTTAAGGTGCTGGCCGCCCGGCAACTTGCCTTGCTCAACACGACCGACGTCGCCCGTGACGTCGTGAGGCATGTCTGCCGCATCGGCGGACCCTTCGATGGTGCCGGCGGACTTTCCGTGACCAGCCACGCGGAGGTGTTGTCAGCGTTGGCGGAAGTCGACACGGAGGTGGTCGCCGACCAAATGGGTCGTTCCCTGAGCGATGTCAAAGACTTGGCGGACGTGGGAGACGAGACGCGTCGTCACTTAGTATGGGCACTCGAGAAAATTGCCTTCGATCCCGTTAGCTTTGACGTTGGAGCGTTGCACTTGTTGCGTCTCGCCGTCGCTGAGGACGGGATCTGGAACAACAATGCCACCGGACTGTTCGTAGCGCTCTTCCCGGTCGTGCTTGGTAACACCGGGGCCGACGGGACGGCGAGACTCTTCGTGTTGGATGAGGCTGCCGCTACCGACGAGCCGATCCAGCGTGCCATTGTCGTTAAGGCGCTGATTGCGGCCACCAAGACCGACCATTTCTCGCGGATGGTGGGAGCGGAAATCCACGGATCCCGCCGGGCACTGGAACCATGGCAGCCAGCGACACAAGACGAACTGGTGGACTACGTAAAGGGATGCGTGGAACGCCTCGTGGTGTTCGCGACGCGCGACGACGAGCTTGGTGCGTATGCCCGCAAGGGTTTCGGCGGTAATCTGCGCTGGCTTGTCAGAAGTGGCGTCATCGACGTCGTGGAACCTGCGATCCGGGAGGTGGGCGCCTTTGCGGGCTACTGGGCTGAAGCGCTTGAGAGCCTCGGCCGTTTCATGGAGCATGACACCGGCAAGATGGACGAGGCAGTAGTGAGCCGAGTCAGGAAGTTGATCGACGAGTTGATGCCGGTGGACGTTGTATCGCGCGCGCGTTTCCTGGTGACTGAAATGCCGCCGGGACACCTCTGTGACGGGAAACTGAGTCTCGACGAATGCGAGCAACGTCAGGTTCAAGCCGTACGGGAGTTGGCGGCGGAGCTTGCCACACAGCATGAGGCTCTCACGCGGGTCCTACCCCAACTCAGCCGTGGCTTGCAGCGGATGTCGTACGTATTTGGAAAGGCCATCGCCGACATTGCCGATTCGCCGCAGGACTGGTTGGACCCGATCATTCTAGCCGTTTCGGAGGTGCCGGAGGACGGGCGAGACTTCGATCTGCTGTCCGGTTATCTCACAGGCATGGTGGAAAAATATCCAGAAGTTGTCGATTCCTTCAAACGGAAGGCGTCGCGGTCACCGGAACTTGCGCCTGCGCTGCCCTTGGTCTGCTGGCGCCTTGGCATTACGCCGTCCGATATCGAGTTCGTCATCGGTGCGTTTGAGGCGGACCTGTTGCCGCCCTGGCGGTTGATGCAGTGGACTCTCGGCGGGG
Coding sequences:
- a CDS encoding helix-turn-helix domain-containing protein, producing MKDGETSLASGRDAFLADHIGRKLAELPDGTEPVPVRFGAAGEETVEIPAQALRLLREILDQMARGNTVALTPVQAELTTRQAADLLQVSRTFLVRLLDEGRIPYRKVGSHRRVRTEDILAYRRNTESRRRDALDELTAQDQKLGLQ
- a CDS encoding type II toxin-antitoxin system MqsA family antitoxin; translation: MVISITPEEIRAIRESLGLSQVEAGQLLGGGPRAFTKYEAGTVKPAAAVVKLLRLLEADPSALVTLGGSKSRPMAAAAVGPFEVTGEHIKVLTERTLPELLRRLLSSEAQAHGLPEHGIHVASDITVADGGEDGRITWKGGPDGTLFLPSRNCQFQLKAGRIYPGDAGEDVLTKSKAVKDMVGSVLRDGGYYIMLCSHPYVQKDIEKREERIRQAIRGAGLNIRDEQVGFRDADQIATWVNRHPSVAIWVKERTQPGTIGPFRSWSHWDGRHEHQRSRWVEDERLPDLRACLREQVTEPRTVLRIVGPSGIGKSRLTLEAMRPTTEGTASPFLSDLILYSVETEAGSESINQVVQTLADTGQRAVVVVDHCSPQTHQILAGMVLRSGSLLSLITIDDEVPAGTPDDTTFMVPEAPSSVTEAVIDRVSPGIPLEDRRRLALFSKGFPKIAILVGQAWAASRPVAHATDGYLVDAFVLGRNPREPDLLIKAATLLATFGLVNMADGSQVSEVAGLGRDLISEDLSFAVEDLCSRGVARRRGGVVVLQPRPVAMRLAERQWREWEPVKWEQVLSGDTSPDLKVLAARQLALLNTTDVARDVVRHVCRIGGPFDGAGGLSVTSHAEVLSALAEVDTEVVADQMGRSLSDVKDLADVGDETRRHLVWALEKIAFDPVSFDVGALHLLRLAVAEDGIWNNNATGLFVALFPVVLGNTGADGTARLFVLDEAAATDEPIQRAIVVKALIAATKTDHFSRMVGAEIHGSRRALEPWQPATQDELVDYVKGCVERLVVFATRDDELGAYARKGFGGNLRWLVRSGVIDVVEPAIREVGAFAGYWAEALESLGRFMEHDTGKMDEAVVSRVRKLIDELMPVDVVSRARFLVTEMPPGHLCDGKLSLDECEQRQVQAVRELAAELATQHEALTRVLPQLSRGLQRMSYVFGKAIADIADSPQDWLDPIILAVSEVPEDGRDFDLLSGYLTGMVEKYPEVVDSFKRKASRSPELAPALPLVCWRLGITPSDIEFVIGAFEADLLPPWRLMQWTLGGVLAKVPPSAVTPLFDRMLGHGVDAFHVAVELMGMYAYGAPEKLEDLRPQIRKCAENLTRWERSQGSPEFDHHSEQFMHHFEQLMEWMLNKGRSDRDACATALVLARTLVEVENYGDEWMIKRVVPTMLTCFPEIVWPLIGQAIVSDPQQAWRLEVVLGDRFSFGRGERPNLLYLSEETLFAWCHAHPDRAPAFVASMVPFLTTCDVKASERSLHPVMAGLLNDFGDRSDVRQAAARNIHNFSWSGAVTSYYQLYTTPLTTLRDQHPKRKVRQWASYMLRTLADRIDDARSVDDEREARQEV